A part of Larimichthys crocea isolate SSNF chromosome VII, L_crocea_2.0, whole genome shotgun sequence genomic DNA contains:
- the srsf1a gene encoding serine/arginine-rich splicing factor 1A, translated as MSGVVRGPAGNNDCRIYVGNLPPDIRTKDVEDVFYKYGTIRDIDLKNRRGGPPFAFIEFEDPRDADDAVYGRDGYDYDGYRLRVEFPRSGRGSRGGFGGIGGAPRGRYGPPSRRSEYRVIVSGLPQSGSWQDLKDHMREAGDVCYADVFRDGTGVVEFVRKEDMTYAVRKLDNTKFRSHEGETAYIRVKLDGPRSPSYGRSRSRSRGSRSRSRSRSASRSRSNSRGRGRGSPRYSPRHSRSRSRS; from the exons ATGTCGGGTGTTGTGCGAGGCCCAGCCGGGAACAACGACTGCCGAATCTACGTGGGGAACCTCCCGCCTGACATCCGCACGAAGGACGTGGAGGACGTGTTCTACAAGTACGGAACGATCCGAGATATCGACCTGAAGAACCGGAGAGGGGGCCCGCCTTTCGCCTTCATTGAGTTCGAGGACCCCAG GGACGCCGACGATGCAGTTTATGGGCGCGATGGTTATGACTACGACGGCTACAGACTGCGTGTGGAGTTTCCCCGGAGCGGCAGAGGCTCCAGAGGCGGCTTCGGTGGGATCGGCGGAGCTCCCAGAGGCAGATACGGGCCTCCGTCCAGACGCTCAGAGTACAGGGTGATTGTGTCGG gcCTCCCTCAGAGCGGCAGCTGGCAGGACTTGAAAGACCACATGCGTGAAGCAGGCGACGTGTGCTACGCCGACGTTTTCAGAGATGGAACCGGAGTTGTAGAGTTTGTGCGCAAAGAAGACATGACCTATGCCGTTCGAAAGCTGGACAACACCAAATTCCGCTCACACGAG GGAGAGACTGCTTACATTCGTGTGAAATTAGACGGTCCCCGCAGCCCGAGTTATGGAAGATCACGCTCCCGAAGCCGTGGCAGCCGGAGCAGGAGCCGCAGTCGCAGCGCCAGCCGCAGCCGCAGCAATTCCCGTGGCCGTGGCAGAGGATCCCCCCGCTACTCGCCTCGTCACAGCCGCTCTCGCTCCCGTTCCTAA